From Fundulus heteroclitus isolate FHET01 chromosome 5, MU-UCD_Fhet_4.1, whole genome shotgun sequence, a single genomic window includes:
- the LOC110367945 gene encoding uncharacterized protein LOC110367945, translating to MDEIQKILLVLCGLISWSHCSMLENIVQPGDNVTINCDCKVSTGVYIVWFRNCSHEYQPTLVHILGVDIYDLENKFPQLKFLKNETSDSYDLVIINVTNSDEGLYYCGTFEPKVENDKNIAKRNGIYTYGNITTRITLYSMPTENCGVCWKLLISLCPAVFIVSTFFSFFGPLLCCKTAETPQDKENKCDSMRPTQNTEGIHVAFPKQKKTVVHRSDFREFTTVMYNVRVED from the exons ATGGATGAAATACAGAAGATTCTGCTTGTTCTCTGTG gaCTTATTTCCTGGAGTCATTGCTCCATGCTGGAGAACATTGTACAACCTGGAGACAACGTCACCATCAACTGTGACTGCAAAGTGTCAACTGGAGTATATATAGTTTGGTTCAGGAACTGTTCTCATGAATACCAACCTACTCTTGTACACATACTTGGAGTGGATATATATGATTTGGAAAACAAATTTCctcaattaaaatttttaaagaaTGAGACGTCCGACTCGTATGACCTGGTAATTATAAATGTCACAAATTCTGATGAGGGACTTTATTACTGTGGAACATTTGAACCAAAGGTGGAGAATGACAAAAACATAGCAAAAAGGAATGGCATTTACACCTATGGTAACATCACCACAAGGATCACATTGT ATTCCATGCCTACTGAGAACTGTGGTGTGTGCTGGAAGCTGCTTATTTCTCTGTGTCCTGCTGTGTTCATTGTTTCAACCTTCTTCTCATTTTTTGGTCCGCTCCTTTGCTGTAAAACAG CAGAAACGCCTCAAGATAAGGAAAACAAATGTGACTCCATGAGACCAACACAGAATACTGAG GGAATCCATGTGGCATTTCCGAAACAAAAGAAGACAGTGGTCCACCGCTCAGACTTCAGGGAGTTTACTACTGTCATGTACAATGTGAGAGTTGAAGATTAA